One Acutalibacter muris DNA window includes the following coding sequences:
- a CDS encoding ABC transporter ATP-binding protein, whose translation MKNRSILNRTLSYLAPFKWKLAIAGLYLTFSTIIGFLQPLVIQKITDEGMLGNNFSVLVGSVLILAILVILGQIVEMAQTRLFVTIHIKSYYTIFQQAFKKLLRLKKSYFEDKNNAEVLNSIQMDVSQVASVTDRYTVMSFFYIFRIISGLAGLLIISWKLTFIVLAMVPLKAFLVRGFSSRQEKMMNEVIESNRDFSRWFGDNLEGIEEVKLWNLFAKREEDFRLKQRVLLKLQKDNSMIDAWNSLWEALLEWSVTIMLYLIGGILICRSELTIGAVFAFVSYSWYVTGPVSALLNLKMLFARIMPSAKRLFKFLDMDLETDEGTAHITGCPPRLEFKNVTFAYQKNKPILQGVNFHVEPGEKVAIIGANGSGKSTILNLLLRFYIPDKGELTADGLSVSQFPLTEYRLLFSVVSQEPYLFLDNIAGNIDLTGQAPPEKVRDAMQASGVAGYIQRIPEGLNAQIGHNGARLSGGEKQKLAVARALLKDAPIVILDEAASGFDVESEAYLHDMIVNQMVGKSVIMITHRYENLNGMDRIYKLENGRMIQHDQKSKHDIESWVLKNKNYN comes from the coding sequence ATGAAAAACCGCTCTATACTAAACCGTACCCTGTCCTATTTAGCCCCATTCAAATGGAAGCTCGCTATTGCGGGGCTCTATCTTACTTTTTCAACAATTATTGGTTTCTTACAGCCTCTTGTGATTCAGAAAATTACTGATGAGGGAATGCTGGGCAATAATTTTTCGGTATTAGTTGGGTCAGTGCTGATATTGGCAATATTGGTGATACTAGGACAAATTGTAGAAATGGCTCAAACTCGACTTTTTGTAACAATTCATATCAAATCTTACTATACAATTTTTCAACAAGCATTTAAGAAACTATTAAGACTGAAAAAGTCTTATTTTGAAGATAAGAACAACGCTGAGGTCCTTAACAGCATACAGATGGATGTTTCCCAGGTAGCTTCCGTTACAGACCGCTATACGGTGATGAGTTTCTTCTATATATTCCGTATAATAAGTGGGCTTGCAGGGCTTCTTATTATCAGCTGGAAATTGACCTTTATTGTGCTGGCTATGGTACCGTTAAAGGCGTTTCTGGTTCGGGGATTTTCATCCAGACAGGAAAAAATGATGAATGAGGTGATTGAAAGCAATCGGGACTTTTCCCGCTGGTTCGGAGACAATCTAGAGGGCATTGAAGAAGTTAAGCTGTGGAATTTATTTGCAAAGCGGGAAGAAGATTTTAGGCTGAAACAAAGAGTTCTGTTAAAATTGCAAAAAGACAATTCGATGATTGATGCATGGAACAGCCTATGGGAAGCGTTACTAGAATGGAGCGTTACAATCATGCTTTATCTTATAGGTGGTATACTTATATGCCGCAGCGAGTTGACCATCGGAGCTGTGTTCGCGTTCGTGTCCTATTCATGGTATGTGACAGGGCCGGTTTCTGCATTGTTGAATCTAAAAATGCTTTTTGCCCGTATTATGCCGTCGGCTAAGCGGCTGTTCAAGTTCCTGGATATGGATTTAGAAACAGACGAAGGGACAGCTCACATAACAGGATGCCCACCTCGTCTGGAATTTAAGAACGTTACATTTGCTTACCAAAAAAATAAGCCTATTCTGCAAGGTGTTAATTTCCATGTGGAGCCAGGAGAAAAAGTCGCAATTATTGGGGCAAACGGCAGTGGGAAGTCCACCATCTTGAACCTATTGTTACGGTTTTATATACCGGATAAAGGTGAACTTACCGCAGACGGATTATCGGTTTCTCAGTTTCCATTGACAGAGTACAGGCTGCTTTTCTCAGTGGTGAGCCAGGAGCCTTATTTATTTCTAGATAATATAGCGGGGAATATTGACCTGACCGGGCAGGCACCACCCGAAAAGGTAAGGGACGCTATGCAGGCCAGTGGCGTAGCCGGATATATACAGCGTATACCGGAGGGATTAAACGCTCAAATAGGGCACAACGGCGCACGCCTCTCAGGAGGGGAGAAACAAAAGTTAGCCGTAGCTAGGGCTCTACTAAAGGATGCTCCAATAGTTATTTTAGATGAAGCAGCTTCGGGATTTGATGTGGAATCGGAGGCCTATTTACACGATATGATTGTAAACCAGATGGTAGGAAAGTCAGTTATCATGATTACTCATCGTTATGAAAATCTGAATGGGATGGATCGGATATACAAGCTGGAGAATGGAAGAATGATACAACATGACCAGAAATCAAAGCATGATATTGAAAGCTGGGTGCTGAAAAATAAGAATTATAACTAA
- a CDS encoding ABC transporter ATP-binding protein, producing MSRRVYNEHFKCRKSVLYLLEQVPEGPCPDDVSCEFELGKFYAIVGQFGSGKTTLLSMLAWLGDPDEGRVVSEGKAVREIGSERHRRENVSVIQQAFNLFPHLTVLENVAYPMREVRVPMREAIPRAQELLAAVGLEDVDPRKSPAMLSGGQQQRVAIARALASEAKVLLADEPTGNLDSENGRNIIALLKYLAGEANRCIIVITHDREIAREADVIYRMRDGRIEREV from the coding sequence TTGAGCAGGAGGGTCTACAATGAGCATTTTAAGTGCCGAAAATCTGTCCTTTACTTATTAGAGCAAGTACCAGAAGGTCCGTGCCCTGATGATGTAAGCTGTGAGTTCGAGCTTGGTAAGTTCTATGCCATTGTGGGCCAGTTCGGCAGCGGCAAGACAACGCTGCTGTCCATGCTGGCGTGGCTAGGGGATCCCGACGAGGGCCGGGTGGTCTCCGAGGGCAAAGCTGTCCGGGAGATTGGCAGCGAGCGCCATAGGCGGGAGAACGTCTCCGTCATCCAGCAGGCCTTTAATCTGTTCCCCCACCTTACAGTCCTTGAGAATGTAGCCTACCCCATGCGGGAGGTTCGAGTGCCCATGCGGGAAGCCATACCCCGAGCCCAGGAGCTCTTGGCTGCCGTGGGCCTAGAGGATGTGGACCCCAGGAAGAGCCCGGCCATGCTCTCCGGCGGCCAGCAACAGCGTGTAGCTATAGCCCGGGCCCTTGCCAGCGAAGCAAAGGTGCTCTTGGCAGACGAGCCCACCGGCAACCTGGACAGTGAAAACGGCAGGAACATCATCGCCCTGCTAAAATACCTTGCAGGGGAGGCCAACCGCTGCATTATCGTCATCACCCACGACAGGGAAATAGCCCGGGAAGCCGACGTTATCTACCGTATGCGGGACGGCAGAATAGAGAGGGAGGTCTAA